Proteins co-encoded in one Chrysemys picta bellii isolate R12L10 chromosome 13, ASM1138683v2, whole genome shotgun sequence genomic window:
- the UBE2C gene encoding ubiquitin-conjugating enzyme E2 C isoform X2, giving the protein MASQNADPAARPSAARKGTEPGSSAARGSVGKRLQQELMALMVYEELRYKLSLEFPDGYPYNAPTVKFLTPCYHPNVDTQGNICLDILKDKWSALYDVRTILLSIQSLLGEPNVESPLNTHAAELWKNQAAFKKYLQETYAKQAKSQET; this is encoded by the exons ATGGCCTCGCAGAACGCGGACCCCGCCGCCCGGCCCAGCGCCGCCCGCAAGGGGACCGAGCCCGGCAGCAGCGCGGCCCGCGGCTCCGTGGGGAAGCG gctgcagcaggagctgatGGCGCTGATG GTGTACGAGGAGCTGAGGTATAAGCTCTCCCTGGAGTTCCCCGACGGGTATCCCTACAACGCCCCCACCGTCAAGTTCCTCACCCCCTGCTACCACCCCAACGTGGACACGCAGGGCAACATCTGCTTGGACATCCTCAAGGACAAGTGGTCGGCGCTCTACGACGTCCGGACGATCCTGCTGTCCATTCAGAGCCTGCTGGGAG AGCCGAACGTTGAGAGCCCCCTGAACACACATGCGGCCGAACTCTGGAAGAACCAAGCAG ccttcaAGAAATACCTGCAGGAAACGTACGCAAAGCAGGCCAAGAGCCAGGAGACCTGA
- the UBE2C gene encoding ubiquitin-conjugating enzyme E2 C isoform X1, with product MASQNADPAARPSAARKGTEPGSSAARGSVGKRLQQELMALMMAGDKGISAFPESDNLFRWIGTIDGAAGTVYEELRYKLSLEFPDGYPYNAPTVKFLTPCYHPNVDTQGNICLDILKDKWSALYDVRTILLSIQSLLGEPNVESPLNTHAAELWKNQAAFKKYLQETYAKQAKSQET from the exons ATGGCCTCGCAGAACGCGGACCCCGCCGCCCGGCCCAGCGCCGCCCGCAAGGGGACCGAGCCCGGCAGCAGCGCGGCCCGCGGCTCCGTGGGGAAGCG gctgcagcaggagctgatGGCGCTGATG ATGGCCGGCGACAAAGGGATCTCCGCCTTCCCCGAGTCGGACAATCTCTTCCGCTGGATCGGGACCATCGACGGTGCCGCTGGGACG GTGTACGAGGAGCTGAGGTATAAGCTCTCCCTGGAGTTCCCCGACGGGTATCCCTACAACGCCCCCACCGTCAAGTTCCTCACCCCCTGCTACCACCCCAACGTGGACACGCAGGGCAACATCTGCTTGGACATCCTCAAGGACAAGTGGTCGGCGCTCTACGACGTCCGGACGATCCTGCTGTCCATTCAGAGCCTGCTGGGAG AGCCGAACGTTGAGAGCCCCCTGAACACACATGCGGCCGAACTCTGGAAGAACCAAGCAG ccttcaAGAAATACCTGCAGGAAACGTACGCAAAGCAGGCCAAGAGCCAGGAGACCTGA